GCAAGAGGATTGACAAATTCAACTCTGCCCTGTGCATCGGTGGAAATGATCGCATCCCCTATATTGCTCATCAGGGAATTGATCCAGTTCTGGTTATCCTGTACCTTCTCCTTTTCAAGTTCTCGTTTGTACAGTGCGATCTCAATATTGGTTCTCAGTTCCCTGGTCTCAAAGGGTTTTAAAATATGTCCGAAGGGGCTTGTCAGTTTTGCTCTGGCTATTGTTTTTTCGTCCGAATATGCCGTCAGGTAGATCACGGGAATGTCAGAATCATCATGTATTATCCCGGCGGCCTCGATGCCATCCATATCTCCCTTGAGGACGATATCCATCAGTATCAGGTCCGGATTATGTATCTTTGCCATCTCCACGGCATCCTTTCCCGTGGAAGCCATGCAGGGTACGTTATATCCGAAGCTTTCAAGACTATCCCTGATATCCAGAGCAACTATTTTCTCGTCTTCGACGACCATTATCCTTTCATCTGTCATCAATAGTCCCTTCTTTTGTAGGATAGTTCCTTGAAAGTTATTGTAAATTCCGTACCATGGCTTCTATCAAGTTCGATATTTCCTTCGATCTGCTCCACCAGTGAACTGACCAGTTGAAGTCCAAGGGAGTCGGTATCCCTGAAATCCATATCTTCAGGGAAACCGGCTCCGTTATCACTTACTTTCAGGACGAAACCGTCCTCTTCAGGATACAGCTCCACCCTGATCTCTCCCGTACCTTCCCTGAATGCATGTTTCAGGGAATTTGATACGAGCTCGTTTATGATCAGTCCTATGGGGATAGATGTATCTATGCCAAATATAATGTTTTTAATATTTATATTGATTTTGATACTGTCCCTGGAGAAACCATACGAACTCACAAGATAGTCAACAAGTGTAGGTATGTAGGTTTGAAGGTCTATGTTCTCGAGGTTCTTTGAGTTATAGAGGTTTTCATGGGCCAGTGCCATGGAACGTGCCCTGTGCTGACTTTCTCTGAAAGCCTCGACGACTTCGCTGTCTGTGAACTTCCTTGACTGGAGCCTTAGCAGACTGGATATGATCTGGAGGTTGTTCTTCACCCTGTGGTGTATCTCTTTTAAGAGTATGTCCTTTTTACGTGCTTCTTCTGCCTGTTTTACTTCAGTGATATCCTTTACAACGGACAATACTTCATTTTCACCGTTTACAACAATACGTGCCTCAAAATCCCTCACTTCTCCCTTTACGGGCAACTGATACTGCATTATCTGCATCTTTCCATTTTTCAGTACTTCCTGTATTATTTCCATTTCTCTGGCTGCAATCTCATGCGGCAGTACATCATCTATCTTGATATCGAGCGGGATGTCCGGGGATTCGTAGAGGCATTCATCGGTCGAAAGCTTATAGTTGCAAACCCTTCCGTCTTCTTTTATCTGGAATACCATGTCAGGCATTGCCTCAATAATTGCCCGAATTGTTGTATCTCTCTTTGAAATAAGTTCTTCGGACTTTTCCAGGGATTTGAACATTCTGTTCATTGAGACCGTGAGTTTTGAGATCTCATCGTCACCCTCTTCGAATATACGTCTCGAAAAACTCTGATTTTCCCCGATATATCTTATCTCTTTGTTCAGGTTGTTGAGGCGTGAAATGAATAAGTTCTCAAGAAGGGACATCGTCACGACTCCGAAAACTGCTCCGGACAGGAGGAGTATCATAATAAAGTAAGTCATTGTTGCCTTACTCTGTTGGTATATACGTCTGGGTACTCCTGCATCGAGGACAATTGAAGGCTCGCCGTATATATCATCAAGCATAATGCTTCCGTAGATCATTCTCTCATTAGCAGGATTTACGAAAAGGTATTCTCCGGAATCAAGCATCATGTCCGGCTCTTCCGTGATCATGCTGGAATTTTCGGCATGTTTAATATCCAGTGTCAGATAATTCTCATCCGAAAGCAGGTTTATCTCCGCTTGATCAAGAAAACGTCCCATCAGTATTGTACCGCCGATGGAATCATCGCCATAGGACCTGATCACTGGCTGAGATGTGACGATCATAGGTGTGTCTGTAAGGAATAACAGGCCTGTCTTTTTGCTCGAGCCGTTCTCGTGCTGAAGCAGATAACTGTTTGTTTCAAGATGTTCGATCAGGTCCCTGGGTGGCAGGGTCCGGTCGTTTGTGGAGAGATCCACACCCTTGGAATATACCAGATCATTGGAAGTATTGTAAAAAAGTGCGAAATTGATCCTTTGATTGATGAATGTTTCATCCATGAGATAACTATCTATATATCTCTGGTTCCTCTGCTGAATAAAATCATATGACTCATCCCATACTGCCCAGTCAACTGTTTTTTTCTCGATGTTTTCCATCTCTGCGTACAATGAGTTCCTTGCACCCTGTACGTCGTTTTTCAGCTCTTCCTGCTCAAGATAGGCAAAACTGTTCACGATAATTACCTGGGAGCTCATGTAAAGAACGATTATCAGGCCTATAAGGGTTGCACCGATAATTATGAGAGTCTTTTTTCGTAGTGAGGTCATTATCCACTTTCCCGGGTACTGCAGGAGAGGAAAATATCATCTAGTACTTTTTATAAAATTCAATGAAAAAAGGATTTATTAAGTATAAATATTTATCGTTTTTATCACGATATAAATCAGGATTCAAAAAGGGAGTTGAGTGTCTTAAATTATCCTACGACACTCATTTCCTCTATCCTGACAGAAGGTGTAACCACCCCTCCAACTTTCCTGGTATCGGTGCCTGCACCATCCATTTTTTTGAGCATATCGAAAATATTGCCTGATATCATCAGGGATTTAATGGGTTTGTCAATCTTTCCGTCCTTGATGGTAAAGGCATTTCTTGCTTCTACGGAGAAATCTCCCGAAATGGAGTTTGCAGTATGGGCACCGATTACAGTGTTTACAAGTACTCCGTTCTCCGTATCTTTGATTATGTCAGTGCCTGGATAGTCCACGATAAAGTTCCTCGGTCCCACGGAAGGCGTGGAGAAATATGAGCCTCTTGAAGCATTTCCCGTGCTTTCTACATTGTCTTTTCCGGCGGTATATGAATCATAAAGATATGATTTAAACACTCCTTTATCCAGAACGGTGGTACGCTGTGAAGGTACTCCTTCATCATCAGACCGGCCGGTCTCGATTCCACCGTCAAGCACCCCATCATCAATTATTGACAGTTTTTCGGTGGCAATATTTTCTCCGATCCTGCCTGTAAGGTTTGACCTTCCCTTCTGTACATTATTTGCATCTATGGAAGGCATGAATGCATTACCCAGCAGGTCAGAGAATGCGAAGGGATGCAGGATTACGCTTGTTCTCTGTGCTTCAATGGATATTGCGTTCCTTGAGTTGTCTGCGAGTTTTGCAGCACTCTTTCCGATAACCTGAAAATCAATGTCATTCTTGCGGGATACTGCAAAGTCATATGCTGTTGAGACACTGTCCCCGGTGGTAATAACATCCGTAAAGCCGGAGATGCCTGTGGAGCTTTCCTCGATCTCAACACCATTGGTGTTCATTATCAGGCGTGAGCCAGAGCTTCGGCTGAAATTCCCCGATGTAACCACAATGCCTGAAACTGACTTTGCACCCTCTATCATCTGCATAGAGCGGGATATACAATCATCAAGTTCCATCTGTTCCAGTTCACTGTCAAGTACACCTGAAACTTCCGGATAGTTTCCGTTGGAGGGCAATGACTTCCAGTCGGGATCACTGTCGCGGACCCTGGCAGAGCTGACAGCACTCTTTGCCGCATCATCGATACGGCTGATGATGTTGGTGCTCGCAAATCCCACCGCTCCGTTTATAATGGCGCGTATCCCAAGCCCCTGGGAGATATTCTCCTTTGCGCCCTCGATCTCGTCCTTGCGGATGTCCACCGAGGTCTTATGGTTCTCCATTATAAAGATCTCTGCTTCTTCCGCTCCGAAATCCGTTGCGGCTTTCAGTCCCTTTTTAGCAAGCTCGTACATATCCATCATGCACCACCTACCAGAGCTTCGGTAACCATAAGGTGCGGTGACCCGTCTGTCACAGGTACCAGTTGTCCTCCTTTTCCACATCTTCCGGAGTTCATCGTAAGATCATCGCCTACCATCTTGACATTGTTGAGTATTTCAAGGATCTTCCCGGAAAGTGATACGTCCCTGAGCAGGGTCGTGAGCTCTCCGTTCTCGATCAGGTAGCCTTTTTCCGCATTGAACTGGAACACTCCTTCACCGGTGTTCACCTGTCCGCCCCTTGAGCCTATAAGGTACACACCGTCACCGATATCTTCAAGCATTTCATCGAACTTCGAGGTTCCGTTATCGATGTAAGTATTACTCATCCTGACGATTGGCCTGGAATGTCCCTGTGCCCTGCTGTGTCCTGGTGTGCCGCCAAGTTTTGCGGCTGTTTCTCTTGAATGAAGATATGAATTAAGTATCCCATCCTTGATCAGAACTGTCTTTTCGGACTGCGCTCCCTCATCGTCAAATGGGAAATAGCCGTACTCATGCAGAGTAGGGTCATCGATTACATTGATAAGTGGTGATCCGATTTCCTGACCTATCCTGTTCTCGAGAATGGAACTTCCCTCAAGCACAAGATCTGCTTCGGATGCATGTCCCACTGCCTCATGTGCAAAAACACCTGCAAGCTCGGGATCTAGTATTACCGGAAGGTTTCCGCCCTTTGCAGGTTTTGCATCGAGGAGCTCAAGGGCTGTCTTTGCAGCTGATTCTGCAAGCTCCATAGCGTCATTTTTCTCAAAAAGTTCGTAACCCGTGACTCCGAACCTGCTCTCACGACCTGCCTGGTATATTCCGTTCCTTGATGCAACGGCACTGACGGCAAAACCGGTTCTGGTGATGTCATATTCTCCCTCGATTCCTGTTGAATCAGAATACATGATTTTGTAGTTGGATTCACTGTAGACGGCACTGACACTTGATATGCCATCCAGATCAGCTCTTTTTCCCATTTCACTTAGCTGCTTTACCTTCTCTTCAAGGGAAACATCTCTGGGGTCGATCTTTACTTTTGGAAGGTTATCCACCACAGGTTTTGAGACTTCCATCATCTCTACTTTTTCTTTTGGTGATCGCTCGTCCATACCCTGGGCAAGTTCTGCTGCTGCTCTGATTGCTTTGTTAAGGTCGAAATCCCCGTCTGCAGAGGTGATTCCCCATGACCCTCCACTAAGGGCACGGATACCCGCCCCCCTGGTGTAGTTGACAGATACCTCTTTAATGTTACCATTATCAAGAACAATAGATGTTGTCGTTCCTTCAATTATCTTCGAATCAAAAAAGTCTACTCCAAACATATTCACACTCCCGTAAAAAAGTAAGGTCCCTGTTTTATACAGGGACTACATCGGGCAGGTCCAGATTAAGCTTGAAATTAGCCAGGCTCTGGAGCTTTTCCACAATACGATTCTTATCAGGTCCTACGAGACTGTGCTCGATAACCTCTATTATGCTGGTTACAGGTACGATTTCGATCTTGTCCCTGTAAGCCTCTTCTATCAGGACATCATCCTCGTTGGATTTAGGGATGATTACCTTCTTAATTCCTGCCTGGGCGGCTGCCTCTATCTTGTAGGTTACACCACCGATAGGCAGGACATCTCCACGCACTGACAGTGAGCCTGTCATTGCGACCGACTGGTCAATGGGTATGCCTTCAAGTGCGGATATCACGGCTGTTGCAATGGATATCGACGCACTGTCACCTTCAACTCCCTCATAGGTTCCTATGAACTGTATGTGGATATCGTGGTTGATCACGTTCTTTCCGGTGACGTTCTTGATCACAGCGGACACGTTCTGCACAGCTTCCTTTGCAATGTCCTTGAGCATACCGGTCGCAATAACACGGCCTTCGGAACTGGACTGGGAAGGTGTGACTTCCGCCATTATCGGCAGTACGATTCCAGAATCTCCGCCCATGACCGCAAGTCCGTTGACCCTTCCTACTGCTCCTCCAAGTTTCTTGAAGAGCTGGTAGTCCTTCTTGCGTTCCAGGTAATTGTCAGCAAGCTGCTGTTCGATGGACCTTGCCATCTTCTTAGCTGCAAGTACATGCTTGTCTGTGACGATCTTTACTTCCTCGGAGTGTGCAATATCTCCTGCTACTCTTACAAGACCTCCAAGGTCACGCAGTTTAAGGGTGAGATGGCCTTTTCTTCCGGCTCTTCTCTGTGCCTCTCTGATAACCTCGTCAACAGCACTCTTAGCAAATGGAGGAATGTGTCCGTCTCTCATGACTTCCTGTGCCACGAACCTGACAAGGCTCTTGCGGTTCTCAGGTGTGTCCTCCATGGATTCGCGCATGAAGAGCTCATAACCATATCCCTTGATACGGGATCTGAGCGCAGGATGCATCTTTTCCATTGCATCCAGGTTTCCTGCTGCGACCATAATAAAGTCACAGGGAACAGGCTCGGTCTTTACAAGTGCTCCGGAACTCCTTTCGGACTGACCTGTGATCGGGTACTCTCTTTCCTGAAGTGCTGTCAGCAGGCTCTGCTGTGATTCCAGGCTGAGGGTGTTGATCTCGTCAATGAAGAGTACACCTTTGTGTGATTTGTGGATGTCTCCACTCTCTACCCTGTCGTGTGCAGGAGTCTCAAGTCCTCCTGACTGGAACGGGTCGTGCCTTACATCACCAAGAAGTGCACCTGCGTGGGTTCCTGTGGCATCGATGAATGAAGCATGTTCTTTCTGGTAATTAGAAACAATCAACTTCGGGATCATCAGTTCTTCCTTTGGCATGAACTGACGTGTCAGCAGCAATATCATGATAGCTGCAATGATACCCCACAGAAGCTGGCCCACATAGAATGAATATATTATGATACCGAACACCAGTATCATCATAAGCATGTTTCGTGACTGGACCTTTTTCTGTGCTTCCATCTTATGGGCCATCACGATCTCTCTGCCCTTTCCGGCAGGAACTGACCTTATTTTCGGATTGTTATTATCTTCAGGATTGGGATAGGCGAGTATATCCTGCAGCTCCTCCTTTGGCAGGAGTTCTGCCATAGCCTTTGCTAGCAGTGACTTTCCCGTTCCGGGACTTCCTATCATCATTACATGTCTTCTCTGGCTGGCTGCTTTTTTTACAACCTCTACTGCATGCTCCTGTCCTATTATCTGATCTATCAGCAATTTTGGGACATCAATGGAGTCAGTTGTATCAAAAGATTCGCCATAGAGTTCAATCTCTTCACCAGAAGTAGTTGTATCGTTCTCCATAGTCTACTCACAAAGTTTAGGTTTGTTCTCTGAGGTACGTACAAAATATATACTTGACGGTTTTTAAGTAATTTGTAAATATCATTATATGAAGGTACCTGCAGGTAAAAACTAATAAATAATTAATGTAGTCACACTATAAGAACCTATTTATCATTGCGGAGGTATATCAGCTATCATGAGACTGGCCCCATTGTTACTTTTCGCACTTATCACTGTGCTCTTTTCATTATCCATGACAGGATATGCCGTTTCCAATGACGGACAGTATATCCATTTCAGGGAGATGTCCGTGGAATTTGCCGGAACGGATGCAGAAGTGACTCTGTATTATGACCTCGACGTTTTCTCCCGCGTATATGTCCTGTTGCTTGGCAGCTATAATCTTGAGCCGACACTGGAAAACGTACTTTTTGATTTTGAGGACGTGGAAGTTGTAGAAATAGGGAACAATCGTGCAGTTCTTTATGTGGAAGACATTTCCCGACAGAACTCTGAATTCTATCTGCATGATTCCCGTAATCTCGGGGCGACCGTTGATGTGCTGACACTCGTGTATCCTGACGGCTCTTCAAGGCGCGTACCCTATGCAACATCAACACCATACACATTTTACAGCAACGAATGAACAATGGAATGAACAAAAATTAGTATTATGTTTTCCATATATATTGTCGGTGAGCTTTCAGTATATAAGCAAATCAGGACAAATTCCCTTTAACCCAAAAGCTTTATCAACAATAATGCATTATGAGGGATGCTGTTAAGCGCCTGATGCTTGCGGTAATGTCCTTTAATGGAACATGCAGTATCGGTGTTTACAGGTATTCGCAATACAAATGGGCTCGTGGTCTAGCTGGTTATGACGTCGCCTTGACATGGCGGAGGTCCGGAGTTCGACTCTCCGCGGGCCCACCACAAATCCTCTTTTTGAGGATTCGATAAGTTTAAATGTAAAAGCAGCATTAAGGTGCTTCGGGTCAAAAAGCCCAGGTAGCTCAGTTGGGAGAGCGCTGCCCTGAAGAGGCAGTTGTCCCCGGTTCAAGTCCGGGTCTGGGCACCTGATGCAAAATACACCAGTAGTGTAGCGGTTATCACCGGGCGTTGCCAACGCTCGAACCCGGGTTCGAATCCCGGCTGGTGTACTGTCAATTTTTTTATACACTTGCTTTATTACTAAGTTTACTACTAAGTGTTTTTCCCATCTCTGGATATTTCTTAACCTTCTTCATATGGCTCTAGGAAAGCTTCCAGGTCGAAAACAAAATCTCCTTTTTGTTTGGTGCTTTCCAGTTCCGTTATAAGGGCAGTGAGGATCTCCTTTGCCAGATTACTGATCCTTTCGCGATTCCTGTCATTGTAGTTTGGATCATGTTCTTCATTATCCTTTTTTAAAGGACCTATCATGAATTTGGAATCTTTCTTGCTGCGGATCTTGGCAGCCACGGGATTAGGATCGGATTTTTGTTTAAATGAGGTCATCCATAACACCATGGATTTTGGTCCTGTCTCTCCATGGAATTCTCCATACTGGCAGACTATGGCGACCCTGTCAGTAACTTCATTGGGTGTGATTCTAAATGAAGTGATTAACTCTGCATTCATGTATCTTTTGTCATTTATCTTTATCCAGACCATGGGCTGCCCTCTTATTTATCTACATTTAAGTTTTTTCCGGTCTACGTAAATAAGAATTATGCCCTCTTTTCAAGGCTGAGCGTATAGACCTCCACGCCTGCACCTATGCATGCGTTCAGTCTGCTTTCCGATATCTTCGCACACACGATTCCGAGCCTGATCCGGTCTCTGGGTATTCCGTATTTTTCTGCGTAGGTGATGAATCTCTGCACCTGTCCGATGGCATTATCCCTGGCTTCTATCTCTATTTCTATCAGGAGGTGTTCATCGTTTTTACTCCTGAAGACAGCATCTATTCTGCCACCACTTATCTCCACTTCGGTATCAATGAACTTCAGGCCTTCTTCGATAAGTTCCGGGAAAGTGGATATCATGTGTGAGATGTCCTCTTCGGATATGGATTCCTGATCGGTTACGTGGCTTACATCGTCAGCCCCTATCATTGTTTCAAGATGGGATGTGATGTCGATCTTCTTCTTGTTGATCTCATGTGGGTACACATTTCTGGGTTTATCATCCTCTATCTGTATGAGTATCCCTATCTTGCTGACATTCTTATTGCGGGAGATTGGAAGGGCACCGCCGCCTTTGCTGACAACTCCCACTGCATTCTTTCTGCTGATCAGGCGTATGGACTCTGTCAGTTCTTCTTTTTATCCAGGTTCGTGGCATTACTAATATCAAAAGTGGTATTATTTCTATTCTTCCAAGTAGCATATCCGCACAGAGTACCATCTTCAGGACATCAGGCATATCTGGACCGGTAACTCCTGCGGAAAGGCCAACAGTTCCCAGTGCACTTGAAACCTCGAATATGGAATCTGCTGAATTCACTCCGTAAAACATGAATACATAGGCTGAGAATACCAGAATACTTATGTAGAGAACACTAAAAACGACAATATTGTTTATCTCCTCTTTCTTTATTCTGTCATTGTCCAGTTTGAGGGGAGTTATCACTTCCACAGGAAGGAATACTCTCATGAATACTATCTTGATCAGTTTTGCAAGCACCAGGAGTCTCAGTATTTTAATGCCACCTGCAGTTGAACCGGTACTTCCTCCAATCCACATCAGAACAGATATGACCCACTTGGAAGCATCCGAATAAATTGATACGTCAACTGTTGAAAAACCTGATGTCGATACGGCTGATATTGCCAGGAAAAGAATATCCTCCGAATTGCTGTCAAAGCCCTCGCTTCTGATCGTTGTGAACAGCAACACGGCAAATCCTATGATGCAGATAAGAACGAGCCATTGCAATTCACTGCTTTTGAGCATTCTGGAAGGTTTTCTCCCTGACTTGATATATAATCCAAAGCTGACAGCTCCAAGAAAAGATGCAAGACTGATGCTGAAAAGTATCAGTGGATTGTCAAAAGCGCCTATACTGGCCGATCTGGTGGAAAATCCTCCTGTAGATACGCTGCTCAGGGCATGACATACGGAATCGAACAATGACATACCGCTTATAAGCAGCAGAAT
The window above is part of the Methanolobus zinderi genome. Proteins encoded here:
- a CDS encoding response regulator encodes the protein MTDERIMVVEDEKIVALDIRDSLESFGYNVPCMASTGKDAVEMAKIHNPDLILMDIVLKGDMDGIEAAGIIHDDSDIPVIYLTAYSDEKTIARAKLTSPFGHILKPFETRELRTNIEIALYKRELEKEKVQDNQNWINSLMSNIGDAIISTDAQGRVEFVNPLAQALTGYKQEEALGKPIEEIFRVICEENGKKAPDPTRKVMNEGAFYGLQDKTVLVSRENIRTPIDVIGSPIRNSHNEITGTIIVFYDITDRKNVEKSFLNYSFNYNDNQAVNH
- a CDS encoding TrkH family potassium uptake protein encodes the protein MYELVSPVSPAAVLKYIGYFLIAFSLVLIVPSMAAILLQDNYAAIIYGLTSVLTFAAGFAIYRLIPEYDLEVKDAVIISALVFPISAFISAFPMAVTNNMSYIDAFFESVSAVTTTGLSVAPADSSMVFLFARSWAQWIGGIGIIIIVVAVLIHPGTAAFRIYKTQYSQIKLFPNVLKTTRLLGTLYILLTLVAIILLLISGMSLFDSVCHALSSVSTGGFSTRSASIGAFDNPLILFSISLASFLGAVSFGLYIKSGRKPSRMLKSSELQWLVLICIIGFAVLLFTTIRSEGFDSNSEDILFLAISAVSTSGFSTVDVSIYSDASKWVISVLMWIGGSTGSTAGGIKILRLLVLAKLIKIVFMRVFLPVEVITPLKLDNDRIKKEEINNIVVFSVLYISILVFSAYVFMFYGVNSADSIFEVSSALGTVGLSAGVTGPDMPDVLKMVLCADMLLGRIEIIPLLILVMPRTWIKRRTDRVHTPDQQKECSGSCQQRRRCPSNLPQ
- a CDS encoding TldD/PmbA family protein, with product MYELAKKGLKAATDFGAEEAEIFIMENHKTSVDIRKDEIEGAKENISQGLGIRAIINGAVGFASTNIISRIDDAAKSAVSSARVRDSDPDWKSLPSNGNYPEVSGVLDSELEQMELDDCISRSMQMIEGAKSVSGIVVTSGNFSRSSGSRLIMNTNGVEIEESSTGISGFTDVITTGDSVSTAYDFAVSRKNDIDFQVIGKSAAKLADNSRNAISIEAQRTSVILHPFAFSDLLGNAFMPSIDANNVQKGRSNLTGRIGENIATEKLSIIDDGVLDGGIETGRSDDEGVPSQRTTVLDKGVFKSYLYDSYTAGKDNVESTGNASRGSYFSTPSVGPRNFIVDYPGTDIIKDTENGVLVNTVIGAHTANSISGDFSVEARNAFTIKDGKIDKPIKSLMISGNIFDMLKKMDGAGTDTRKVGGVVTPSVRIEEMSVVG
- a CDS encoding endonuclease NucS domain-containing protein, with the translated sequence MGVVSKGGGALPISRNKNVSKIGILIQIEDDKPRNVYPHEINKKKIDITSHLETMIGADDVSHVTDQESISEEDISHMISTFPELIEEGLKFIDTEVEISGGRIDAVFRSKNDEHLLIEIEIEARDNAIGQVQRFITYAEKYGIPRDRIRLGIVCAKISESRLNACIGAGVEVYTLSLEKRA
- a CDS encoding CHASE4 domain-containing protein, whose translation is MTSLRKKTLIIIGATLIGLIIVLYMSSQVIIVNSFAYLEQEELKNDVQGARNSLYAEMENIEKKTVDWAVWDESYDFIQQRNQRYIDSYLMDETFINQRINFALFYNTSNDLVYSKGVDLSTNDRTLPPRDLIEHLETNSYLLQHENGSSKKTGLLFLTDTPMIVTSQPVIRSYGDDSIGGTILMGRFLDQAEINLLSDENYLTLDIKHAENSSMITEEPDMMLDSGEYLFVNPANERMIYGSIMLDDIYGEPSIVLDAGVPRRIYQQSKATMTYFIMILLLSGAVFGVVTMSLLENLFISRLNNLNKEIRYIGENQSFSRRIFEEGDDEISKLTVSMNRMFKSLEKSEELISKRDTTIRAIIEAMPDMVFQIKEDGRVCNYKLSTDECLYESPDIPLDIKIDDVLPHEIAAREMEIIQEVLKNGKMQIMQYQLPVKGEVRDFEARIVVNGENEVLSVVKDITEVKQAEEARKKDILLKEIHHRVKNNLQIISSLLRLQSRKFTDSEVVEAFRESQHRARSMALAHENLYNSKNLENIDLQTYIPTLVDYLVSSYGFSRDSIKININIKNIIFGIDTSIPIGLIINELVSNSLKHAFREGTGEIRVELYPEEDGFVLKVSDNGAGFPEDMDFRDTDSLGLQLVSSLVEQIEGNIELDRSHGTEFTITFKELSYKRRDY
- a CDS encoding TldD/PmbA family protein, which produces MFGVDFFDSKIIEGTTTSIVLDNGNIKEVSVNYTRGAGIRALSGGSWGITSADGDFDLNKAIRAAAELAQGMDERSPKEKVEMMEVSKPVVDNLPKVKIDPRDVSLEEKVKQLSEMGKRADLDGISSVSAVYSESNYKIMYSDSTGIEGEYDITRTGFAVSAVASRNGIYQAGRESRFGVTGYELFEKNDAMELAESAAKTALELLDAKPAKGGNLPVILDPELAGVFAHEAVGHASEADLVLEGSSILENRIGQEIGSPLINVIDDPTLHEYGYFPFDDEGAQSEKTVLIKDGILNSYLHSRETAAKLGGTPGHSRAQGHSRPIVRMSNTYIDNGTSKFDEMLEDIGDGVYLIGSRGGQVNTGEGVFQFNAEKGYLIENGELTTLLRDVSLSGKILEILNNVKMVGDDLTMNSGRCGKGGQLVPVTDGSPHLMVTEALVGGA
- the lonB gene encoding ATP-dependent protease LonB yields the protein MENDTTTSGEEIELYGESFDTTDSIDVPKLLIDQIIGQEHAVEVVKKAASQRRHVMMIGSPGTGKSLLAKAMAELLPKEELQDILAYPNPEDNNNPKIRSVPAGKGREIVMAHKMEAQKKVQSRNMLMMILVFGIIIYSFYVGQLLWGIIAAIMILLLTRQFMPKEELMIPKLIVSNYQKEHASFIDATGTHAGALLGDVRHDPFQSGGLETPAHDRVESGDIHKSHKGVLFIDEINTLSLESQQSLLTALQEREYPITGQSERSSGALVKTEPVPCDFIMVAAGNLDAMEKMHPALRSRIKGYGYELFMRESMEDTPENRKSLVRFVAQEVMRDGHIPPFAKSAVDEVIREAQRRAGRKGHLTLKLRDLGGLVRVAGDIAHSEEVKIVTDKHVLAAKKMARSIEQQLADNYLERKKDYQLFKKLGGAVGRVNGLAVMGGDSGIVLPIMAEVTPSQSSSEGRVIATGMLKDIAKEAVQNVSAVIKNVTGKNVINHDIHIQFIGTYEGVEGDSASISIATAVISALEGIPIDQSVAMTGSLSVRGDVLPIGGVTYKIEAAAQAGIKKVIIPKSNEDDVLIEEAYRDKIEIVPVTSIIEVIEHSLVGPDKNRIVEKLQSLANFKLNLDLPDVVPV